Genomic DNA from Mycobacterium stomatepiae:
CGTTGTGCCACAGGAAAGAAGACATGACGTCGCCGGGAATGAACACCACGGGGTCGCCAGCGCCGACCTCCACATAGGTCATCGTGTGGCCGTCAACGGCGGTCGACTTTTTGGAGTACTGCGCGGTGGCCGAGATGGGCTTACCTTGAGGCAGCGCGGACTGGAGAAGCACATTCTTCATCAATGCTCCGCCGGGGCTTAGTGCCGCGCCGCTGAGGTTGACTTGTTCGAAGTAGTCGTACCAGCCCGAGGCCGCGATACCCGCCTCGAAGTTGCGCTGCAGTCCTACCTCCGGCACGCGGTAGACACAGAAGAAGTCGTAGGGCGCGCGGTGGTCGGTGGCGGGGTCGTTGACTGCGTAGGCCACAATCTCCACACCTTGGGCTTGCAGCGCACCCAGAGCCCCGGCGAGAGTGCCGGCAAACGCTTCCCGCTGCGCAGGCGGCAGATCGATCCACGACTGCTTGTAGTTGTACATCTCGACGAATATTTGTTGCACAGCAATGCCTTTCGTTCGGGGTGATGGCCGATGCCCGCGGCGCGGGACTGAGTGGGGCTAGCGAGGGGATGCAGCGAACCGGTGGCGGTACTCACGGGGCGTAGTGCCCAGCCGAGCTCGAAACACTCGGTGCAGGGTTTCGACTGATCCCAAGCCGCTTTCGGCAGCGACGCGCTCCGATGTCAGTTCGGTGCGCTCGAGGAGTCGACGGGCGTACTCCACCCGCAGCCGCTCGACGAACTCACCAGGAGTCAGGCCGACCTCGGCGTGAAAGAGTCGCGCCAGATGGCGTGGGGTGACTGCGAGGCGGCGTGCCAGTGCGGCAACCGACAGGTCGTCGGTGAGATGGGCCGCGATCCATCGACGCAGCTCGGAGATGTCCGAGCGGCTACTCGCAGGCACTGACAGTGCAGCACTGAATTGGCTTTGCCCGCCGGGTCGTTGCACGAACATCACCATCAGTTGCGCGACACGCAATGCGATGTCGTCACCGTGGTCGTCGCCCACCAGGGCGGGGGCTAGATCCATCGATGCCGTAATCCCCGCGCTGGTCCAGATTCGGCCCGAGCGAATGAAGATCGGGTCGGGATCAACCTCGATCAACGGGTGGTCAGTGGCCAATTGGTCCGCGGTGCCCCAATGGGTGGTCGCGCGGTGCCCATCGAGAAGGCCAGCCGCCGCCGCGATGTGGGCCCCGGCGCACA
This window encodes:
- a CDS encoding GlxA family transcriptional regulator: MHTKPTHLVAVTVFPGIDAVDVAGPAEVFAMANIALPDTAARYEVRVVAAHRDDVRASSGLRLGVDQTFAELQERPDTILVTGRVDVGGDKTPAAVLDDEVCDWLREHGPQAGRVAAVCAGAHIAAAAGLLDGHRATTHWGTADQLATDHPLIEVDPDPIFIRSGRIWTSAGITASMDLAPALVGDDHGDDIALRVAQLMVMFVQRPGGQSQFSAALSVPASSRSDISELRRWIAAHLTDDLSVAALARRLAVTPRHLARLFHAEVGLTPGEFVERLRVEYARRLLERTELTSERVAAESGLGSVETLHRVFRARLGTTPREYRHRFAASPR